Proteins co-encoded in one Arachis stenosperma cultivar V10309 chromosome 7, arast.V10309.gnm1.PFL2, whole genome shotgun sequence genomic window:
- the LOC130939364 gene encoding uncharacterized protein LOC130939364, with translation MRLSVGTTASDQDEIEQFGEWLLKVGDGLIGDNMDGESEICLPGDIVIPSSDQAFDELVHFSYPNILENMSSKDFFKARTILAPTLDIVEEVNNHLMAIIPGGEKLYLSSDSICMDEGNMESQLDLYGPELLNSINCSGLPPHKLILKVGVPVMLLRNIDQSSGLCGTRLQVRKLGNHVIECEVLTGNNIGHIALIPRMNMVPTNETVPVRFQRRQFPIIVSFAMTINKSQGQTLSHVGLYLPRPVFTHGQLYVALSRVKSKRGLKVLLMNHVGMSANSTINVVYREVFEKIVF, from the coding sequence ATGAGACTCTCTGTAGGAACGACTGCTTCAGATCAAGATGAGATAGAGCAATTTGGTGAGTGGTTATTGAAAGTTGGTGATGGTCTAATAGGTGACAATATGGATGGTGAATCTGAGATATGTCTTCCAGGAGATATTGTTATTCCTTCTTCGGACCAGGCATTTGATGAGTTAGTTCATTTTTCTTATCCAAATATTCTGGAAAACATGTCCTCAAAGGATTTTTTCAAAGCAAGAACTATATTGGCTCCCACACTAGACATCGTTGAAGAGGTCAACAACCATCTGATGGCTATCATTCCTGGAGGGGAAAAATTATATCTTAGTTCGGATTCCATATGTATGGATGAAGGGAATATGGAGAGTCAACTAGATCTCTATGGTCCTGAATTACTGAATAGCATAAATTGCTCTGGTTTGCCTCCACATAAATTAATACTCAAGGTTGGTGTTCCGGTGATGTTACTGAGGAATATTGACCAATCCAGTGGTCTTTGTGGTACAAGGCTACAAGTTAGGAAGCTTGGAAATCATGTCATAGAATGTGAAGTCTTAACGGGTAACAATATTGGTCATATTGCTTTGATTCCAAGAATGAATATGGTACCAACAAATGAAACTGTCCCAGTTAGATTCCAACGAAGACAGTTTCCCATAATAGTATCGTTTGCCATGACAATTAATAAGTCTCAGGGACAAACTTTATCTCATGTTGGATTGTACTTGCCCAGACCAGTTTTTACACATGGCCAACTATATGTGGCACTTTCAAGAGTTAAGAGTAAGAGAGGTTTAAAAGTTTTACTTATGAATCACGTAGGAATGTCTGCAAATTCAACTATCAATGTTGTTTATAGAGAAGTCTTTGAAAAAATAGTATTCTAa
- the LOC130939363 gene encoding uncharacterized protein LOC130939363, whose amino-acid sequence MSDDEIKQLCLMDIDKILYSYGKTLKDYPLMPLATEVDNSLLTKRVIREKLNFNRDDLKKNASDMLAIATPEQRYAFDKIVTAVYCDEGGFFFVYGHGGTGKTFLWNLMSAEIHSRGDIVLNVASSGIASLLLPNGRTTHSRFKIPLNITEDSVCNIKPGSPQAMLLLKAKLIIWDEAPMVSRYCYEALDKCLDDIMRCSPTYSKDLPFGGKVVVLGGDFRQILPIILRGSRQDIVYSTVNSSYL is encoded by the coding sequence ATGTCAGATGATGAGATTAAGCAGTTGTGCTTAATGGATATAGACAAGATCTTATATTCCTATGGTAAAACCTTGAAAGACTATCCTCTTATGCCTTTAGCAACTGAAGTTGATAATTCTTTGTTAACCAAAAGGGTTATAAGGGAAAAGCTAAACTTTAACAGGGATGATTTAAAGAAAAATGCCTCAGACATGTTAGCCATCGCAACACCTGAGCAGAGATATGCATTCGATAAAATTGTTACAGCTGTGTATTGTGATGAAGGGGGTTTTTTCTTTGTGTATGGTCATGGAGGTACTGGAAAAACATTTCTCTGGAACCTTATGTCTGCTGAGATTCACTCAAGGGGTGATATAGTGTTAAACGTTGCTTCGAGTGGTATTGCATCTTTACTTCTTCCCAATGGAAGAACAACACACTCAAGGTTCAAAATACCGCTGAATATAACTGAGGATTCTGTATGTAACATCAAACCTGGTTCCCCTCAAGCAATGTTACTATTGAAAGCCAAACTTATAATTTGGGATGAGGCCCCAATGGTTAGTAGGTACTGCTATGAAGCGCTTGATAAATGCTTGGATGACATCATGAGGTGTTCTCCAACATATAGCAAAGATTTGCCATTTGGAGGAAAAGTGGTTGTACTAGGTGGAGACTTTAGACAAATTCTTCCTATCATTCTACGAGGATCGAGACAAGATATCGTTTATTCAACCGTGAATTCGTCTTACCTTTGA
- the LOC130939362 gene encoding uncharacterized protein LOC130939362 → MAGKIDRGVNNGTAPPIFKLGGQNYHRIGSLLPPDSLRPTFAQLYIYDTENEIANRIGTLRSNEAINERDRKIVAILRSMLDRYNSLAKSFRYARDRYQQENCTNIKLKLISKRTTDGRTYNLPSASEVAALIVSDVEQLSKDRDIIIESQSRKLQRIDVFHPSYLALQYPLLFPYGEDGFRLGIATSDSISARLTKKNKTITLRQFFAFRLQKRTGESPLILRSKRLFQQFLVDAYTMVESERLKFFRCKQPQLRVDKYKCLHESLINGDVDVARLGKRIILPSTFTGGPRYAGYPSYFITMTCNPEWDEIIREVTSIGLKAEDRPDILCRIFKIKLDGLIDDLKEGKIFGKILGYVCTVEFQKRGLPHAHILLFMSNEFKPQTLDDIEKHITAEIPDENERPNLYRAVQNYMVHGPCGPYNKNSPCMKNGSCSKFYPKEFRQRTLIDEAGFPKYRRTDNGRTVKKRECVLDNKFIVPYNPELLLKFGCYINVEYTCQTSSIKYLFKYVHKGNDYVTATLYNAGDPSEATQVVDKIRNYYDCRYISECEAVWRLFGYEIQEKEPFMIRLPFHLEDEQPVVYGETSNVNDIVERAISHKSMFLGWMAANMSYPYARSLTYAEFPTKFVWKNDSSKWFPRKKGFAIGRLTHVPVDNDEFTFNFDLTYLRI, encoded by the exons ATGGCTGGAAAAATTGACCGTGGGGTGAACAATGGGACTGCTCCTCCAATTTTTAAGCTTGGGGGTCAAAACTACCATAGGATTGGTAGCTTACTTCCTCCTGATAGTTTGCGACCAACATTTGCCCAGCTATATATCTATGACACAGAGAATGAGATTGCTAATCGAATAGGCACACTTCG TTCCAATGAAGCTATAAATGAGCGGGATAGGAAAATTGTGGCAATATTAAGAAGCATGCTAGACAGATATAATAGTTTGGCAAAGAGTTTTCGCTATGCAAGAGATAGATACCAACAGGAAAATTGCACAAACATAAAGCTTAAGTTGATTAgtaaaaggactacagatggcaggacatacaacttgccatctGCATCTGAAGTGGCTGCATTGATTGTTAGCGATGTCGAACAACTTagcaaagatagagatattaTTATAGAGAGTCAATCTAGAAAGCTCCAGCGGATTGATGTTTTTCATCCATCTTATTTAGCCTTGCAATATCCATTGTTGTTTCCGTATGGGGAGGATGGATTTCGTTTGGGTATTGCAACATCAGATTCTATCTCCGCTAGACttacaaagaaaaacaaaacaatcaCTTTGCGACAATTCTTTGCTTTTCGACTACAGAAAAGGACGGGTGAATCTCCGTTAATTCTGAGATCAAAGAGATTATTCCAACAGTTTTTGGTAGATGCCTACACAATGGTGGAATCAGAGaggttaaaattttttaggtGTAAACAACCACAGTTGAGGGTTGATAAATACAAATGTCTGCATGAAAGTCTTATAAACGGGGATGTAGATGTTGCAAGGCTTGGCAAAAGAATCATTCTTCCCAGTACTTTTACCGGTGGACCTAG ATATGCAGGATATCCTAGCTATTTTATCACCATGACCTGTAACCCTGAATGGGATGAGATAATAAGAGAAGTGACTTCCATTGGATTGAAGGCAGAAGACCGTCCTGATATATTGTGTCGAATTTTCAAGATCAAGCTTGATGGTTTGATAGATGACCTCAAAGAGGGAAAAATTTTTGGCAAAATTTTGGGAT aCGTTTGCACTGTAGAGTTTCAAAAGAGAGGGCTTCCGCATGCACATATCCTTTTATTCATGAGTAACGAGTTCAAGCCACAAACACTAGATGACATAGAAAAACATATAACAGCTGAGATTCCTGATGAAAATGAAAGGCCAAATCTATATAGAGCTGTTCAAAATTACATGGTACATGGTCCATGTGGTCCGTACAACAAGAATTCACCTTGCATGAAGAATGGATCATGTTCAAAGTTCTATCCTAAAGAGTTTAGACAGCGAACACTCATTGATGAGGCCGGATTTCCCAAATATAGGCGTACTGATAACGGTCGAACAGTGAAAAAAAGGGAATGTGTACTAGACAATAAGTTCATTGTTCCGTATAATCCAGAATTGTTGCTCAAGTTCGGGTGCTACATAAATGTGGAATACACATGCCAAACAAGTTCTATTAAGTATCTGTTTAAGTATGTACACAAGGGTAATGACTACGTAACAGCTACTCTATACAATGCTGGTGATCCGTCAGAAGCCACACAAGTTGTTGACAAAATTAGGAATTACTACGATTGTAGGTATATTTCGGAATGTGAGGCAGTCTGGCGTCTATTTGGATACGAAATCCAAGAGAAAGAACCATTTATGATTAGACTTCCATTCCATTTGGAGGATGAGCAACCTGTGGTTTATGGTGAAACTTCTAATGTGAATGATATCGTCGAAAGAGCAATATCTCATAAGTCCATGTTTTTGGGATGGATGGCAGCGAACATGTCATATCCTTATGCTCGAAGTCTGACTTATGCTGAGTTTCCAACCAAGTTTGTTTGGAAGAACGATTCTTCAAAGTGGTTTCCTAGAAAGAAAGGCTTCGCAATTGGAAGGTTGACTCATGTACCTGTAGATAATGACGAGTTTACATTCAATTTTGATCTTACTTATTTAaggatttaa